The Salvia miltiorrhiza cultivar Shanhuang (shh) chromosome 1, IMPLAD_Smil_shh, whole genome shotgun sequence genome has a window encoding:
- the LOC130987235 gene encoding 40S ribosomal protein S3-3, which produces MATQMSKKRKFVADGVFFAELNEVLTRELAEDGYSGVEVRVTPMRTEIIIRATRTQNVLGEKGRRIRELTSVVQKRFKFPENSVELYAEKVNNRGLCAIAQAESLRYKLLGGLAVRRACYGVLRFVMENGAKGCEVIVSGKLRAQRAKSMKFKDGYMISSGQPVKEYIDSAVRHVLLRQGVLGIKVKIMLDWDPKGKLGPVTPLPDIVTIHPPKEEEAFRPTLVPTEVEVQV; this is translated from the exons ATGGCGACTCAGATGAGCAAGAAGCGAAAG TTTGTGGCTGATGGAGTGTTCTTCGCGGAGTTGAACGAGGTGCTCACTCGTGAGCTGGCGGAGGACGGCTACTCCGGCGTTGAGGTTAGGGTTACTCCAATGAGGACTGAGATCATCATTCGCGCTACCCGCACCCAAAACGTTCTAG GAGAGAAGGGGAGGAGGATAAGGGAGCTCACCTCGGTGGTGCAGAAGAGGTTTAAGTTTCCGGAAAACAGCGTGGAGTTGTACGCTGAGAAGGTTAACAACAGAGGGCTTTGCGCCATTGCCCAGGCCGAATCCCTTCGCTACAAACTCCTTGGCGGTCTTGCTGTCAGGCG TGCATGCTATGGAGTTTTGAGATTTGTTATGGAGAATGGAGCAAAGGGTTGTGAG GTCATAGTTAGTGGGAAACTTAGGGCTCAGCGGGCCAAGTCCATGAAATTCAAGGATGGGTACATGATTTCTTCTGGTCAACCAGTGAAGGAATACATAGACTCTGCTGTTAGACATGTTCTGCTCAGACAg GGAGTACTTGGTATCAAGGTCAAGATCATGCTTGACTGGGATCCCAAGGGAAAGCTTGGCCCGGTCACTCCTCTTCCTGATATCGTCACGATTCACCCTCCCAAGGAAGAAGAAGCTTTCCGGCCAACTTTGGTGCCAACTGAGGTTGAGGTGCAAGTGTAG